The following coding sequences are from one Methanococcoides orientis window:
- a CDS encoding GltB/FmdC/FwdC-like GXGXG domain-containing protein, with the protein MEKVEIDAKDMQYTPLNETIREAVRNGAKEIILDNVIGQRFIADGLKGDVTIRINGVAGGDLGMFMNGPTCIVNGNCDHAPGNTMDGGTIVIHGSAGDAAAHSMRGGKLFVKNNIGYRGGIHMKQYEEERKPVLVVGGSSHAFLGEYMAGGLILVLGIGQEDPAKDRGIGSGIHGGMIVIRGEVKDELLGVGARKAEFGEKELEMITPYVEEFCKYFDTEPSGLLDMNYTCIVPASARPFAGKYTWE; encoded by the coding sequence ATGGAAAAAGTAGAGATCGATGCAAAAGACATGCAATATACTCCCCTCAATGAGACGATAAGAGAGGCAGTCAGGAATGGTGCAAAAGAGATAATCCTGGACAATGTGATAGGCCAGCGTTTCATCGCTGATGGATTGAAAGGTGATGTCACAATCCGGATCAATGGAGTTGCCGGAGGTGACCTTGGAATGTTCATGAACGGGCCCACCTGCATAGTAAACGGAAATTGCGACCATGCACCCGGCAATACCATGGACGGAGGAACAATTGTGATCCATGGAAGTGCAGGAGATGCAGCAGCGCATAGTATGCGTGGTGGAAAGCTTTTCGTAAAAAATAACATTGGATACCGCGGAGGCATCCATATGAAGCAGTACGAGGAAGAACGGAAACCTGTCTTGGTCGTGGGAGGTTCTTCACACGCATTCCTTGGAGAATATATGGCAGGAGGCCTGATCCTTGTACTGGGCATCGGACAGGAAGATCCTGCAAAGGACCGTGGGATCGGAAGTGGCATCCACGGAGGAATGATAGTTATCCGTGGTGAAGTAAAGGATGAGCTTCTGGGTGTGGGTGCCAGAAAGGCAGAATTCGGAGAAAAGGAACTGGAAATGATCACACCCTATGTAGAAGAGTTCTGCAAATATTTCGATACGGAACCCTCCGGATTGCTTGATATGAACTATACATGTATAGTACCTGCAAGCGCCAGACCGTTCGCAGGCAAGTACACATGGGAGTGA
- a CDS encoding Coenzyme F420 hydrogenase/dehydrogenase, beta subunit C-terminal domain, whose amino-acid sequence MYEKNYNDLEDTVWHTGKCACCGACVAVCPANSLFFETGENSTHPMNDGYCKSAVDGVPCGACYEVCPRTDERKIETIGNSIDIVAASANFDVEKKQSGGAVTAILMNALEQGLVDAVINVAEDPWNLKPRSTIITSSEMITRQAGSRYNWWVPLLSALKEAVITKKYRNIAIVGVPCVVQAISEMRKSEHDLIRPFRNSIRLMIGLFCTETFDYEKMVEGKFKKELGIDPWQIKRLDVPGKLEITTENGEIHTIPLSEVDDCIRPGCAICADLTALDSDISAGSIGSPQGQTTLIIRTPVGNKFFMSTVDDGKLVVSDNVDLKPIEALANKKAKRRA is encoded by the coding sequence ATGTATGAGAAAAATTACAATGATCTTGAAGACACCGTATGGCATACTGGAAAATGTGCATGTTGCGGTGCATGTGTTGCAGTTTGCCCGGCAAACTCACTTTTCTTTGAAACCGGAGAGAATTCCACACACCCGATGAATGACGGATATTGCAAATCAGCTGTTGACGGAGTGCCCTGCGGCGCCTGCTATGAGGTCTGCCCGAGAACAGACGAGAGGAAGATCGAAACCATCGGGAATTCCATCGACATAGTCGCTGCTTCAGCAAACTTCGATGTTGAGAAGAAGCAAAGCGGTGGTGCGGTCACTGCAATTCTTATGAACGCACTGGAACAGGGTCTTGTGGATGCTGTCATTAATGTTGCAGAAGACCCATGGAACCTCAAACCCAGGTCAACGATCATAACTTCCAGTGAGATGATTACCAGACAGGCCGGAAGCCGGTACAACTGGTGGGTACCCCTCCTATCCGCGTTAAAGGAAGCCGTCATCACCAAAAAGTATCGCAATATAGCGATAGTAGGTGTACCTTGTGTGGTCCAGGCGATCAGTGAGATGCGCAAAAGTGAGCATGACCTGATAAGACCATTCCGAAATTCTATCCGGCTGATGATCGGTCTTTTCTGCACAGAGACATTCGACTATGAGAAAATGGTCGAGGGAAAGTTCAAGAAAGAGCTTGGTATCGACCCATGGCAGATCAAGCGCCTCGATGTTCCGGGAAAACTGGAGATCACGACCGAGAACGGAGAAATTCATACGATCCCACTTTCCGAAGTTGATGATTGTATACGCCCGGGTTGTGCTATATGTGCAGATCTGACAGCACTTGATTCGGATATTTCTGCCGGATCCATCGGAAGTCCGCAGGGCCAGACCACACTTATCATACGCACACCTGTGGGAAACAAGTTCTTCATGAGCACTGTTGATGACGGAAAACTTGTGGTATCGGACAATGTGGATTTGAAGCCCATAGAAGCGCTCGCGAACAAGAAGGCAAAAAGGAGAGCATGA
- the xseA gene encoding exodeoxyribonuclease VII large subunit, translated as MPAYTVTELNNFIKNILTNDPKLNNIWVQGEISNLTKHSSGHYYFTIKDGKSQISCVSFRSVNRTLRFEPEKNMKVLVFGSVDVYTIRGQYQLRVMDMRPDGIGELYKAYEQLKERLQKEGLFSDIHKQTIPKFPKKIGVATSVTGAAIHDILNVIGRRYPVDILLSPTIVQGEKSAESIVHSIELLNMTDVDVIIVGRGGGSLEDLWSFNEEAVARAIFNSDKPIVSAVGHETDFTISDFTADLRAPTPSSAAELVVPDQKELKRHMMNLSTRMESEMRHVMSERKKHLEHLREKIEPEHFKDMLRQDYQHLDELTSKLTTSIGRIVDNKASELKLHASRLNSVSPLNTIGRGYSIAVSPNSRRIITNVAEVKKKDAVDVIVSDGILECNVKSIKEDRKKYLLFER; from the coding sequence ATGCCTGCCTATACCGTTACGGAACTGAACAATTTTATCAAAAATATCCTGACAAATGACCCGAAGCTCAACAATATCTGGGTACAGGGAGAGATTTCAAATCTCACAAAACATAGTTCGGGACATTACTATTTTACCATTAAAGATGGAAAGAGCCAGATCAGCTGCGTTAGCTTCAGGTCTGTGAACAGGACACTTCGCTTCGAGCCTGAAAAGAACATGAAGGTACTTGTCTTCGGATCCGTGGACGTATATACCATCCGCGGCCAGTACCAGCTGCGTGTGATGGACATGCGGCCTGATGGGATCGGGGAATTATACAAAGCTTATGAGCAGCTTAAGGAAAGACTTCAAAAGGAAGGACTTTTCAGCGATATACACAAGCAGACCATACCTAAATTCCCGAAAAAGATCGGTGTTGCCACCTCTGTCACCGGTGCTGCAATACATGATATATTGAATGTTATAGGGCGCAGATACCCTGTTGACATACTGCTCTCACCTACCATCGTACAGGGAGAAAAATCTGCGGAAAGTATAGTACATTCCATAGAACTGCTGAACATGACCGATGTGGACGTGATAATAGTAGGCCGTGGCGGTGGCTCCCTTGAAGACCTATGGTCCTTTAATGAGGAAGCGGTCGCGAGAGCTATTTTCAACTCCGATAAACCCATTGTTTCAGCAGTGGGCCATGAAACTGATTTTACCATATCGGACTTCACGGCCGATCTTCGGGCACCAACACCATCTTCGGCTGCAGAGCTTGTAGTGCCTGACCAGAAGGAATTGAAAAGACACATGATGAACCTCTCCACGAGAATGGAGAGCGAAATGCGTCACGTCATGTCTGAGAGAAAGAAGCACCTGGAACATCTTCGGGAAAAGATAGAACCTGAACATTTCAAGGATATGTTAAGGCAGGATTACCAGCATCTTGATGAGCTCACATCAAAACTGACAACATCCATTGGCAGGATTGTAGATAACAAGGCATCTGAGCTCAAACTTCATGCTTCCAGACTCAATTCGGTCAGCCCTTTGAACACCATTGGAAGAGGTTACAGCATTGCAGTATCCCCGAATAGCAGAAGGATCATCACAAACGTTGCCGAGGTAAAGAAAAAAGATGCGGTTGATGTAATTGTCAGCGATGGCATTCTGGAATGTAATGTTAAGAGCATAAAGGAAGACAGGAAAAAGTACCTGCTATTTGAGAGGTGA
- a CDS encoding exodeoxyribonuclease VII small subunit, translating to MGKTDTTNDIGEDNINEESIEELTFEEALEELETIVEHLERGQLTLDDSIGTFEKGMKLALLCNRKIEASEKKIELLIEKNGNLATEPFSETD from the coding sequence ATGGGAAAGACGGATACTACCAACGATATTGGTGAAGACAATATTAATGAAGAGAGCATTGAAGAACTTACATTTGAAGAAGCACTTGAAGAGCTGGAAACCATTGTTGAGCATCTTGAAAGGGGGCAGCTTACTCTGGATGACAGTATCGGGACCTTCGAGAAAGGTATGAAGCTGGCACTCCTCTGCAACCGGAAAATAGAGGCTTCTGAAAAGAAGATTGAGCTCCTGATAGAAAAGAATGGTAACCTTGCGACAGAACCATTTAGTGAAACGGATTGA
- a CDS encoding ATPase domain-containing protein, translating into MSELQNMSCCIDGLDEILGGFGKPSTILVAGTAGVGKTTMILQMLSNAAKKGEKTLYIPLTTETAGKTERLHSIYPFLDENVKVYPVSRPAAEKDPLSTLIDVGNVIASENPDRLAIDPITPIGFGFVEQERRRFFYTLDSMLKESEALVMLTGELLEDQIHEYVASHLTDGIIYLSKENSGYHTAHKLKVLKMLAIEPNNKARCTAREYSYDVSSEGFTAYPRLIVEDVDELPETRIKSGVENFDLMLHGGIIAGNSTLIAGEPGTGKSIFGWQFLMEGLKNGEKGIIVTYNDLPQQIIQGAAKLGYDMQQYVDSGMLKFIHSNPEEIHPDEHATRIKELVESMEATRLVVDGLINLEITFPDIIKLRGYLQRLTAYLKTRGVSSVITTELSAQENDRIMSKDASFIVDTVVTVRQVVFSNDVKRYIRILKSKGTKHALNMREYVISETGIKINCDVIL; encoded by the coding sequence ATGTCAGAACTTCAAAATATGTCATGCTGTATCGACGGCCTTGATGAGATCCTTGGGGGATTCGGGAAACCATCGACAATACTAGTTGCGGGTACGGCAGGGGTTGGCAAGACCACAATGATACTGCAGATGCTATCAAATGCTGCCAAAAAGGGAGAAAAAACCCTATACATACCTCTTACAACGGAAACTGCCGGGAAAACTGAGAGACTGCATTCCATATACCCGTTCCTGGATGAGAATGTCAAAGTATATCCGGTAAGCCGTCCTGCAGCTGAAAAGGATCCGCTGAGCACATTGATAGATGTGGGAAATGTAATAGCATCGGAAAATCCCGACCGTCTGGCAATTGACCCGATCACACCTATAGGATTTGGTTTTGTTGAGCAGGAGAGAAGGCGTTTCTTCTACACGCTAGATTCCATGCTTAAAGAATCAGAAGCCCTTGTGATGCTCACAGGAGAGCTTCTTGAAGATCAGATACACGAATATGTTGCCAGCCACCTTACAGATGGTATAATCTACCTTTCAAAAGAGAACTCTGGCTATCATACTGCCCACAAACTGAAGGTCCTGAAGATGCTTGCCATCGAGCCGAACAACAAGGCAAGATGCACTGCCCGCGAGTACAGTTACGACGTTAGCTCAGAAGGATTTACAGCATACCCCCGCCTGATCGTTGAAGACGTAGATGAGCTTCCTGAAACAAGGATAAAGTCCGGAGTGGAGAACTTCGACCTTATGCTTCACGGCGGCATAATTGCAGGTAATAGCACCCTTATTGCAGGTGAACCCGGAACAGGAAAGAGCATATTTGGATGGCAGTTCCTCATGGAAGGACTGAAGAACGGAGAGAAGGGGATAATAGTCACATACAACGACCTCCCACAGCAGATCATTCAGGGAGCGGCAAAGTTGGGATATGACATGCAGCAATACGTTGATTCCGGAATGCTGAAGTTCATCCATTCTAATCCGGAGGAGATCCATCCCGATGAGCATGCCACAAGGATAAAAGAACTTGTGGAAAGCATGGAAGCTACAAGACTTGTAGTAGATGGATTGATAAATCTGGAGATCACGTTCCCCGACATCATAAAGCTTCGAGGGTATCTTCAGCGCCTTACAGCCTATCTGAAGACCAGAGGAGTCTCATCGGTCATTACCACAGAACTGAGCGCCCAGGAAAATGACAGGATCATGAGCAAAGATGCCTCTTTTATCGTTGATACCGTAGTAACGGTCAGGCAGGTCGTATTCTCGAATGACGTAAAGCGTTACATCAGAATACTCAAATCTAAGGGTACGAAACATGCACTGAACATGCGTGAGTATGTGATATCAGAAACAGGAATAAAGATCAACTGCGATGTTATTCTTTAA
- a CDS encoding MarR family transcriptional regulator, with the protein MDELMGFVTGNKNRQKLLALLGSKGEMDAARIAKNMHVVKPSVDRILAELVVKELLSEEGGVYGLTELGTSVERSIHAI; encoded by the coding sequence ATGGATGAACTAATGGGATTTGTAACAGGTAACAAGAACAGGCAGAAATTACTGGCTCTGCTTGGATCTAAAGGGGAGATGGACGCAGCACGCATCGCAAAGAACATGCATGTGGTAAAGCCATCTGTTGATAGGATACTGGCCGAGCTTGTCGTAAAGGAATTATTGAGCGAAGAAGGTGGCGTTTACGGCCTCACGGAGCTCGGAACAAGTGTTGAGAGGTCGATCCACGCTATCTGA
- a CDS encoding ribonuclease P protein component 4 has protein sequence MARIKKKQKNLIKDIATERIEYLFKLAGQNYSSHPDRSDRYVALARRIGMRYRVRLPAYLKRRVCKGCNSFLVPGNSSRIRLHGRYMTMTCLKCGKEMRYPYRADKKS, from the coding sequence ATGGCACGAATTAAAAAGAAGCAAAAGAACCTGATAAAGGATATAGCAACTGAAAGGATCGAATATCTTTTCAAACTTGCAGGGCAGAACTATAGTTCCCATCCCGATAGGAGTGACCGATACGTAGCTCTGGCAAGGCGGATCGGGATGAGGTATCGGGTAAGGCTTCCTGCTTACTTAAAGCGCAGGGTATGCAAAGGTTGCAATTCTTTTCTGGTTCCTGGCAACAGCTCAAGGATAAGGCTTCATGGCAGATATATGACAATGACCTGCCTTAAATGTGGAAAAGAGATGCGTTATCCTTATAGGGCAGACAAAAAAAGTTAA